The genomic segment CACCTTCCTCAGCATGGCAGTTAACATATTTAATTCTTTCAGAACTAGTCTCAGCTCTCTTGACAGACTTTGGCTTATATCGAGGTAAACACTGAATCATCATCCTATCGAGGAGaggggaagaaaagaaagatacgTAGACAACATAATGCATTTTCTCAATCATAAGAAATTCTAtttcagtgtgtgtgtgtgtgtatatatatatatattttttgtatttaggaAGGGCTCGACTGAAGACCCCTTGATGGAAATTGTACATTTTTGTTTCTGTaaactgatgttttttttcttgatttcacaGCTGAGATTACAAGCATATCTATAGACACACCAGACCTTCCTTATCGAGTACGAAGGAAAAGTGTCAATACTCTAACAATGAGTGTGTACAAAGAGGAATGTAAAttctataatataaaaactGAAGTTCCAGACAGCTCCCCTTTTAAATGGAGtttcaaaaaggaaaaacaaagctaaattcttgtTGAACAGGTGCATAAATATATTCCTTCACCAACTGAAAGGAAAGGGAGAgggaaaaagaaacaagaaaaccaATCAACGGCGCACGCCCCTAACCTCTCTTCTCCTTCGGTTGCCTTGCGTCCTTCCAAACGTCTTCACAAACCATTCAGGTATTCTTGCGGAAACTCTCAATCCAACAACCACTCCTACCACAAGTCCACTTCCATATCCGATCACAACTGCTATCCATTCAATATCTTTTGGAAGAATATTATTGGAGCTTTGATGTTTTGGCAAGTTTGGATGCTGTGGAGGTTCAGAACATTCGGATTTCTTTGGCAAATGTTTCATGTACAATCCTGAGTTACCTTCGTATGAACTGTTATCGAAAGTATTaaattgttttccttgtggtatAGGACCCACCAATTGATTATGAGAGACATTGAAGTATGCTAGGAATGTGAGCTGCGTCAAATGCTGAGGGATCTCTCCAGAGATCATGTTTTGTGAAAGGTCTAATGATTCAAGATTTGCGAGGTTCCCCAACACTGACGGGATGTCACCTGAGAGATGGTTATTTGAAAGGTTAAGCGCATTAACCTTCTCAAGTGTCCCAATGGATTGTGGAATATCTCCTTGGAATGCATTGCTTGAGAGGTCAATGGCTGCAATCACATTTGGGATCTGCCAATATTTCATATACACGCCTTTGTTTGCCAAGTTAATTTCGTATCTGTAAGTAAAATCCCTGGAATAAACGGGCAACTGGAAAGTATGGATTGTCTGCATATATGTGAACTCCTTAAGATCAGAGAATCTCATACTTCTCAGGGTCTGAAAGAACTCTGATGGCAAGATACCCGTAAAATTGTTGTAGGAGAGGTCAATGATTTGCAACTTGCGAAACTCTAACATGGCATCAGGGCTTTTTATTGATCCAAAGAATTGGTTAGATCGCAAAATGAGCACCTGCAGCTTAGGAAGATTTGCCAACCAAAATGGGAATTTGTCGCTAATTCTATTGTAACTCAAATCCAAAATCTCCATCATCCTGCAATTTGTTAATGATCTTGGCAGCTGACCCTCCAGTTGATTGTGACTTAGATCAATCATTCTCAAGTTGCTTTCATCTCtgaatgcttgaagaattcttCCATGGAAGAAATTGTTTGATAGATTCAATACAAGCAGCGAATCACTGAAGTCGCCTAAACAGTTTGGAAACATGCCACTCAATTTGTTGTAAGACAAATCAAGGAAACCAAGAGATCGCAAATTACACAGAGATGGTAAAATTTCTCCTGTCAGAGAGTTATTCGAAATACTATAACCGATGAGGGAAGGTGGTGGAATCGGGAGTTGACCTTCAAGCTTGTTAGAATCGAGTTCTAGCCACTGTAGCTTCGTCAAAAGAGAAAGCTCCCATGATTGCTCAAAGCCAATGAAAAGATTGTTTCGGAGAATCAAAATCGAGAGAGTTTTGTGACCTATGTCCCCTAGCCATTTCGGTATGTGGCCTTGAATCCTGTTGCGACCTAGATGCAAGTAGATCAACTCATCTTGGCTCCTGATGAAATCTGGAAACTCACTTAAGTTGCAGTCACCTAATGCCAAATACTTAAACTTTGGAAGTGTAGTGTTATCACTGATATTAGTGAGCACAGTCAAATTGTTACGGCGTATTTGGAGCATTGTTAGGTGTTTGAGACTAGCAAACATGCTGAATTCTATAGTGCCACTCAAGTGGTTGTACTCCAATTTGAGCTCTTCTAGATTCACAAGTTTGGACATAGACTCTGGAATTGGACCTTGCAACTCATTGTGTCTAAGATGCACGAGTGTGAGCTGGGTAAGGTTCGAGATCCATAATGGAATTTTCCCTGTTAATCGATTATTGGAGAGATGTAATTGACTAAGTCGGGTCATGTTCCTAAGAGATAAAGGGATTTCACCAACTAAATTGATGTCTGAAAGATGTAAAGCTCTAATTTTGTTTAGGTTTCCTAGCCAAGACAAACCTGGGGAGATGAAACTGTTTTGAGACAAAGATAACACTTCAAGTTGGGTTAGGTTTGCCAACGAAAGAGGAACCTGACCTGAAAAATTGTTGTGTCCAAGATTTAGATAGCCTAGTTTGGTGAGATCACCGAAGGATGATGGAATTAGACCCTGTAAATTGCAGTCCTCGAGATTGAGAAATGTCAATGAAGACAAATTTGCGAGGGCATCAGGCACGGTAGAAGAAATGTTAACCGAGCTGAGATCAAGTTGCTCAAGCCCGGTGAAGCTTTGAGCTAGCCTTCTCAAGTCGAAGGTTCCGAGTTCTAACAAGTTTCTTGCAGATGAGTCAACATTTCGACCAAGATCAAGAGAAGTCAAGTGAGACAATTCTGTGATTTCTAAGGGAATTTCACCGTAGAACATAGAATTGGAAAGGTTGAGGTATGTTAGACTTGAGAGAAGGGCAAGTCGAGATGGAACTTGAGAATAATTGAAGTCATTACCCCCCAGGTTAAGCCTTCGAAGGTGAACAAGTTGAAAAAGGCTGCTTGTGGAGTTGATAGAACCATGGAGAGAACTACCTCCGAGGTCAAGGCCAATAACATAGCCAGTGTCCTCATCACACTCGACGCCATCCCATAAGCAACAATCACTGCTTTCTCCTCTGATCTTCCATGATGCAGTCTTTGGATAAGCGTAAGAACTAATGGAAGCGTTGTTGCTGATGGAAAAGCTTTGCATGAAATGCAACAAGGCAGATCTCTCAACGCCATGACAGAGTGGTTGCACAgtgtttattaaaagaaacaatagTGTCAAAAAGCACACGATTGACAAAGGCCCATACGATGGTGAAGCCATAATGATGCTCCTGtcgataattttttgttgttgactCAGAAGTTGGAGTTGGAGAGCCTTTTATAGCAAACCAACGGCATTGATTGTGTGACATACAACACTGTGAAGAATACAAAATCAGAAGAAATAAATTTGGTACATTGTCCCATACGATGACTTAATTCAATTCTATTCATGGGACCAACCAATACGCTCGGAGGTTCGATTCCACAGGAAGAGAAATGACGACTTCTGGGTCTTCCTCCAAATTAATTCGATTGTTTCCTGATGAGGACTTGTAACCATGGTAGACTCTGGGGTGTTTATTGCCGTGTTAAcgtgatgttttgttttttatttaaaatatattaaaataatatttatttttaaatttctcaaaatttatttttaacttcagcatctcaaaataatttaaaaacacaaataaaaatttaatttaaaacaaaaaaataaaaaaaacttaataaaatcataattcaaCTATAGTGCCAAATGATAAAGATAAGAGTCGTGTTGTATCTCCCCGCTGATTTGCGAGGGAATGATAAAGATAAGAGTTATCCTATGTGAATAGAATGATCTGCATAAAGAAGGGTGTCTTATCTTGTATTTGAATCCCATGTAAATTATATCTCTTGTAACAAATGTAGGAAACTGGTCTTCGTATCAAAAGTAAACACTGTGGTTATATAAGCCAGAATACAAGAGATATTTGGTAGCTTTTTCCAGAATTatttcatggtatcagagcaaatTATAGCTAACGCTTTTGTCAATCCTATGGCTGCTACCACAGACACTTCTTTTCCTTCTGCTGCTTTTCATCTTCCAGCTCAAGTTATCTCCATTAAACTTGATGGAACTAACTTCCTTGCCTGGAGTGCTCAATTAATTCCTCTGTTTCGAAGCTATGGTTTTATGGCAATCGTTGATGGTTTTGAACATAGCCCTCCTCGATTTTCCAGTGATGAACACAAGGCCCAAGGTACTCTTAATTCTGCTCATGTGATTTGGCAATATAAAGATCAAATGGTACTTAGCTgaattatttcttctttatcTCTTACGGTGGTTTCCACCATTTATGGTCTGGAGATCTTTCAGCTTGCTTGGCAAGCTCTTGGTGCAAGATTTGTTGCGCCCTCAACTTCACGAATTTCTCTTATCAAGAGGAAGTTACAATCTTCACAGCAAGGCTCCATGTCTTACCAACAATTTTTGGATGAAGTTAGGTCATTTGCCGATGAACTATCTGCTGTGGGGAAACTTGTTGatgattcaaatttaattttatctattctCAATGTTCCTAATTCATCTTTTCACTCTTTTGTGACAACATATATGTTTGCTAGGGAGAAGTCTATGCTATTTTCTGACTTCCATGCAGAGTTGCTGAATTATGACCTTATGCAAAAATTCCATAGTCACTCTATTCAACCTGAGGCAGGACCATATGCTTTGTACACACATAAAAATGGTTCCAAACCTGGATATCGACACAGTATCAACAAATCTCATTTCTCTGGATCTTCCAAACACTCCGGTATTTCTTCTTCTCAGTTTTGACAATCGTTACCTCACCTGCCATTCTCATCACCAGCCACACCTGTTATCACGACTTCTCGCTTGCAATCTCCCTGTCAAATTTATAGAAGGGAGGGACATCAAGCTCTGGACTGTTTTAACCGCACGAACTACTCCTTTCATGGTCGTTATCCTCCAACTGAATTAGCTGCTATGGTGGCTGAAGCTAATACCACTTATCTCAGTCAAAATCAATGGTATGCTGACAGTGGAGCTAATGTTCATGTTACCTCTGATATTGCTAATCTTGCCAGCTCTTAACCTTATACAGGAGATGACTCAGTCGGCGTAGGTAATGGGACAGGTTTGATCATCTCTCATACTGGCACTGCTTCTTTTAAAACTCCTTCTACTCTCACCTTAAACAATGTTGCATATTGTCCTCAAGCATATGCAAATCTACTCTCCATTAATAAATTTTGCAAAGACAATAATGTCTACTTTAAACTCACTAGCTCTCAATTTTTTGTGAAGGACATCCTGACAGGGAACACACTTCTGACGGGGCCAAGTGAAAATGGATTGTACCCAATAAACCTACGTCAACTTTCATCTTCTAAATTTCATGCTCTCACCATGACAGTTGGCGTCAAGGCTTCTACCTTCACATGGCATTGTCGTCTAGGCCACCCCTCTTCTGCCATCCTTCATCGTGTCATTTCAAAGTTTTCTCTTCCAGTTAATGATTCCATCAATAAACAGA from the Populus nigra chromosome 1, ddPopNigr1.1, whole genome shotgun sequence genome contains:
- the LOC133706335 gene encoding receptor-like protein 6, whose amino-acid sequence is MASPSYGPLSIVCFLTLLFLLINTVQPLCHGVERSALLHFMQSFSISNNASISSYAYPKTASWKIRGESSDCCLWDGVECDEDTGYVIGLDLGGSSLHGSINSTSSLFQLVHLRRLNLGGNDFNYSQVPSRLALLSSLTYLNLSNSMFYGEIPLEITELSHLTSLDLGRNVDSSARNLLELGTFDLRRLAQSFTGLEQLDLSSVNISSTVPDALANLSSLTFLNLEDCNLQGLIPSSFGDLTKLGYLNLGHNNFSGQVPLSLANLTQLEVLSLSQNSFISPGLSWLGNLNKIRALHLSDINLVGEIPLSLRNMTRLSQLHLSNNRLTGKIPLWISNLTQLTLVHLRHNELQGPIPESMSKLVNLEELKLEYNHLSGTIEFSMFASLKHLTMLQIRRNNLTVLTNISDNTTLPKFKYLALGDCNLSEFPDFIRSQDELIYLHLGRNRIQGHIPKWLGDIGHKTLSILILRNNLFIGFEQSWELSLLTKLQWLELDSNKLEGQLPIPPPSLIGYSISNNSLTGEILPSLCNLRSLGFLDLSYNKLSGMFPNCLGDFSDSLLVLNLSNNFFHGRILQAFRDESNLRMIDLSHNQLEGQLPRSLTNCRMMEILDLSYNRISDKFPFWLANLPKLQVLILRSNQFFGSIKSPDAMLEFRKLQIIDLSYNNFTGILPSEFFQTLRSMRFSDLKEFTYMQTIHTFQLPVYSRDFTYRYEINLANKGVYMKYWQIPNVIAAIDLSSNAFQGDIPQSIGTLEKVNALNLSNNHLSGDIPSVLGNLANLESLDLSQNMISGEIPQHLTQLTFLAYFNVSHNQLVGPIPQGKQFNTFDNSSYEGNSGLYMKHLPKKSECSEPPQHPNLPKHQSSNNILPKDIEWIAVVIGYGSGLVVGVVVGLRVSARIPEWFVKTFGRTQGNRRRREVRGVRR